A single window of Zea mays cultivar B73 chromosome 10, Zm-B73-REFERENCE-NAM-5.0, whole genome shotgun sequence DNA harbors:
- the LOC100273518 gene encoding uncharacterized protein LOC100273518, whose product MANRARWMMKYEKGLVDILHENNTSHYRTQNGWRTEGWRKIVRDFNVRYPEAKFSKMQIQEHETQLKKDYKLIKSILQRDGVSWDQSASMVRTTDEIWDDIIEDMPKARKYQSKSFPLLDSLELLFDGPIPEGGQKSPSSVPQNVGENVDDGGNNTSTVPGLSERPSGTFNTSVTEAWNNISLLQQTALGPQGIDDLDTLQKRGEEVLERLQHGADRRLPRADDQAQSSSCVELQRDRRKKRKAPDVQQMMETYLNFRMKQAHVKEQRAKDAGQFTISGCIKALHTMADVSDEVKVLASDVFKDAENREIFLSYEPRLRSLWLKREVGKLLS is encoded by the exons ATGGCAAATAGagcaagatggatgatgaagtACGAAAAGGGTCTTGTTGATATACTTCATGAGAACAATACTTCACATTATCGTACCCAAAACGGTTGGAGAACGGAGGGGTGGAGGAAAATCGTTAGGGATTTCAATGTAAGGTACCCCGAAGCAAAGTTTAGTAAAATGCAAATCCAGGAACATGAGACTCAATTGAAGAAAGATTATAAGTTGATAAAATCTATCCTCCAACGTGATGGTGTCTCATGGGACCAGAGTGCATCCATGGTTAGAACAACAGATGAAATCTGGGATGATATAATCGAG GATATGCCCAAGGCACGGAAGTACCAAAGTAAGAGCTTTCCATTGCTCGACTCACTAGAACTGTTATTTGATG GTCCAATTCCTGAAGGGGGACAGAAATCGCCTTCCAGCGTACCTCAGAATGTTGGTGAAAATGTTGACGATGGAGGCAACAATACCAGCACAGTCCCAGGTTTGTCTGAAAGACCTAGTGGAACGTTTAACACAAGCGTTACTGAGGCATGGAATAATATCAGCCTACTCCAGCAAACAGCATTAGGACCTCAAGGCATAGATGATCTCGACACGCTGCAAAAACGCGGCGAAGAGGTGCTGGAACGGCTACAGCATGGCGCGGACCGAAGGCTACCGAGAGCTGATGACCAGGCGCAGTCGAGTTCTTGTGTAGAACTGCAGAGGGACAGGCGCAAGAAGCGGAAGGCCCCGGACGTCCAGCAGATGATGGAGACCTATTTGAATTTCAGGATGAAGCAAGCTCACGTCAAAGAACAAAGAGCGAAGGACGCTGGCCAGTTCACGATTTCAGGCTGTATCAAGGCTCTGCACACCATGGCCGATGTGTCAGACGAGGTCAAGGTGTTAGCCTCTGATGTTTTCAAGGACGCTGAGAACAGGGAGATCTTTCTCTCCTATGAACCCAGGCTGCGCAGCTTGTGGCTGAAGAGGGAAGTTGGCAAGCTACTCTCCTGA